The segment GCCCCCTGGACCCCCGAACGCCCTGCGGGCGTGTCCTCAAACGCCGGACGGGCTGAAACTCGGGTTCGCCTCACCTTGGTCTCAGCGCCCTCTCATTCCGCCGATGAAACATGACCTCATGACCCCCCACACCACGAAAACCGTCAGGAAAGCCGTCGTCCCCGCCGCCGGGCTGGATGACGTGCTCATGGTCACCGGCCGCCACAAGCGGGCGGTCGAGGACCACTTCGACCAGGCGTCGGAGCTGGAACGCGCGCTGGAGGCGAAGGGCGACCTCGCCTGTCTGGACGCGGTCCGGAGCGCGAGCGCGCTGGCCCGCATCGACCACATCCGGCAGGGGGACCCGCTCGGCCTGGGCCATGCCGTGCTGCTGGGCGACGACCTGATCGACGAGCGGGAGACGCTGCTCAAGGACATGCTCGACGTGCGCGCCCGGCACGGCGGAAGCGTGATCGCGCTCATGGAGGTCGACCCCGCGCAGATCCACCTCTACGGCTGCGCCGCCGTCGAGCCGGGCGGGGAGGACGGCGTCGTCCGGGTCACGGGCCTGGTCGAGAAGCCGTCCGCGGACGCGGCGCCGAGCAACTACGCCGTCATCGGCCGCTATGTCCTGGACCCGCAGGTGTTCGACGTACTGGAGCGCACCGGGCCCGGCCGAGGCGGCGAGATCCAGCTCACGGACGCGATCGAGGAGCTGGCGGCCAAGGGCGAGGTGCGCGGGGTGGTGTTCAGGGGCCGGCGCTATGACACCGGCGACAAGGCGGACTATCTGCGGACCGTCGTACGGCTGGCGTGCGACCGGCCGGACCTCGGCCCGGAGTTCCGTACCTGGCTCAAGGAATTCGTCAGCACGCTCGACCTCGATCTGGACCTCGATCTCGACCTCGACCTCAACCGGGAAGGTGGGCGGCTCGCCGCCTGAGTACTCACATGATGCGAAGACTGCCGCTGCGCTCCCGACTGGCACTCCTCACGGCGGCGGCCTTCGCCATGGCCATCGGGGTGGCGGCGGCGGCCTGCTGGTACATCACGGCCACGCAGCTCCGCAGCAGTCTGGACTCCTCCCTCACCACCGTCGACATATCGCCGGGGTGGATCCAGCTGCTGGAGAAGAAGTGTGACAAAACCCCCGCGAAGACGAACGCGAGCGGGCCGCCGTCCCGGATCACGGGCCAGTTGCTGACGAAGAACGGCAACAAGCGGTGCGTGGACTACGCCGACACCGCGATCGTCGTCACCCAGGCCGACAAGGACGTGGCCACCGGCAAGATCCACTCCGTACTGCGCGACGGCGTGCGCGACGACGGGACCCCCGTCCGCGTCTACACCGTGAAGACCCGCGGCGGCGACATCATGACCATCGCCCGTGAGATCAGCGAGGTGTCGGAGCCGCTCAACAAGCTCGCGGCGCTGCTGACCATCGTCGGCGGCTGCGGCGTCCTGCTCGCGCTGGGCGCGGGTCTGCTCATCGCCCGGGCCTCGCTGGCGCCCGTGCACCGGTTCACCGCCGCCGTGGAGCACATCGCCCGCACCGAGGACCTGAAGGTGCGCATCCCGGTGGAGGGGGAGGACGAGATCGCCCGCCTCGGCCGGTCGTTCAACAGCATGACCGCGGCCCTGGAGAGCTCGCGCGACCACCAGCAGCGGCTGATCGCCGACGCCGGGCACGAGCTGCGCACCCCGCTGACCTCGCTGCGCGCCAACGTGGACCTGCTCATCCGCAGCAACCAGACCGGCCGGCCCCTCCCGCCGCACAAGCGGGACGCGCTGCTGGGCAGCCTGCAGGCGCAGACGCAGGAGCTGACCAGCCTCATCGGGGATCTGCTGGAGCTGTCCCGCCCGGAGGTCGCCCAGGCCGCCGCCGTACCGACGGCCCTGCACGCCGTCGTCCAACGGGCGCTGCAACGCGCCCAGTTGCGCGGCCCCGGAGTGACCTTCCTGACGGACATCGACCCCTGGCACGTGCTGGGCGACCCGGCCTCGCTGGAGCGGGCCGTGGTGAATCTGCTGGACAACGCGGTGAAGTTCTCGCCGCCGGACGGCACGATCGAGGTCCGGCTGCGGGACGGGGAGCTGACCGTACGCGACCACGGCCAGGGCATCCCGGCCGGGGACCTCCCGCATGTCTTCGAGCGCTTCTGGCGCTCCCCGCAGGCCAGGGCCCTGCCGGGCAGCGGCCTGGGGCTCTCCATCGTCGCGCACACCGTGCAGCGCGCCGGCGGACAGGTGGCTCTGCTGCCGGCCCACGGGGGCGGAACGATGGCTTCCGTACGGCTTCCGGGGACGGCCGTTCCGGCGCCGGGGACCGCACAGCTCGCTCATATTGTGAGCGGTCTATGAGGCCTCGATGAGAACGCTGTTTCTCATCCGTCGCTAATTGCGGTCTTACTGAGGCCCAAGATCCCAACGGAAAAGTTGGGGTCATGAACGCAACGACAGCAGGAATCGCGGGAGGCGCCCGGCAGCGATCGGTAGAGGTCGTAGTGCCGGTGTACAACGAGGCACACGTCCTCGCCGACAGCATCAGCCGCCTCCACGCCTACCTCGAAGACTCCTTCCCCTTCCCCTTCCAGATCACCGTCGCCGACAACGCGAGCACCGACGCCACCTGGCAGGTCGCCACCGAGCTGACCTACCGGCTGCCCCACGTACACGCCGTCCACCTGGAGCAGAAAGGCCGGGGCCGCGCCCTCAAGGCCGTCTGGAGCCAGAGCAACGCCGACGTCGTCGCGTACATGGACGTCGACCTGTCCACCGGCCTCGAAGGCTTCCTGCCGCTGGTCGCCCCCCTGCTGTCCGGCCACAGCGATGTGGCCATCGGCAGCCGTCTGCACCGCCACTCGGCGGTCGTACGCGGTCCGAAGCGCGAGTTCATCTCCCGCTGCTACAACATCCTGCTGAAGCTGGGCCTGGCGGCCCGCTTCTCCGACGCCCAGTGCGGCTTCAAGGCCGTACGCACCGATGTGTTCAAGGCGATGGCCCCGCACATCGAGGACAACGCCTGGTTCTTCGACACCGAACTGCTGGTGCTCGCGGAGCGGAACAAACTGCGTATTCATGAAGTGCCGGTCGATTGGACCGATGACCCGGACAGCCGGGTCGACATCATCAAGACGGCGACGGACGACCTGAAGGGCATGTGGCGGATCGCCAAGCTGTCGCTCCAGGGCCGTGCGAAGTTCGCCGTGCCGCGCCGTGCGAACAAGACCTTCGTCGTCAGCGAGCAGCCGGTCGCCCGCGAGCGGGTCCTCACCGGCGCCGGGTCCGCGCGATGAGCGCGGGCCAGGGCGGTAAGGCCGGTCTGCGGCAGCTGCTGCACTTCGGGATCATCGGAGCCGTCAGCACGGTCGCGTACATGGTCCTGTACCTGGGCGCCCGGCAGGTCATGCCGGCGATCTGGGCCAACGCCCTGGCCCTGCTGGTCACCGCCGTCGCCAACACCGCCGCCAACCGCCGCTTCACCTTCGGGGTCTCCGGATCCAAGGACGCCCTGCGGCACCAGCTCGAAGGCGGCATGGCCTTCGCCATCGGGCTGGCACTCACCACCGGCGCCGTCGCCGGACTGCACCTCCTGGCCCCCAACGCTTCCCACGGCATCGAGCTCGCCGTGCTGGTCGGTGCCAACGCCGCCGCCACCATCATCCGCTTCGTCCTCATGCGGCTCTGGGTCTTCAGCCCGCGGCGCCGCCCTTCACAGTCCCCGGAGTACGCGTCATGACGACCCAACTCGCCCCGCCGGCCCCCGTCGAGGACAATCCTCGCTCCCACCGGGCCGCCCCGCCCGCCGACAACAGCCTCGCCGACAGAGGAAAGCGCCTCTTCCTCGGCAAGCCCGAAGACCCCCGCTGGGCCCGCCCCACCCTCTGGGCGATCCTGCTGCTCGCCACCGCCTTGTACGCCTGGAACCTGACGACGATCAGCGGCAACTCCTTCTACAACGCCGCCGTCTACTCCGGCACCAAGTCCTGGAAGGCCTTCTTCTTCGGCTCCCTGGACGCGGGCAACTGGTCGACCGTCGACAAGCCGCCGTTCGCCCTGTGGATGATGGGCCTGTCCGCCCGGATCTTCGGCTACGGCACCTGGCAGCTGATGCTCCCGCAGATCGCCGCCGGGCTCGGAACGGTGGGCCTCACGTACCGCCTGGTGCGGCGCGACTTCGGCCACGTGGCCGCCACCATCGCCGGCCTGGTGGTGACGCTGACCCCGATCACCGTCGCCATCACCCGTGACACCAACCCCGACCCGATCCTCGTCTGCCTGATGATGCTCGGCGCGGCCAGCCTGATGAAGGCCGTCCGCACCGGCCGGATGATGCCGCTGGTGTGGTCCGGGATCTGGATCGGCTGCGCCTTCAACACCAAGATGATGCAGGCCTACGTGGTCCTGCCCGCCTTCTTCCTGGTCTACCTCTGGGCCGCCAAGGGCTCCATCGGCCGCCGGATCCGCAACCTGGCCGTCGGCACGGTCGCCCTGATCGTCAGCAGCGCCTGGTGGATGGTCATCGTCGACCTGATCCCCGCCTCCTCCCGCCCCTACATCGGCGGCTCGACCGACGGCACGGTCTGGGACCTCGTCATCGGCTACAACGGCTTCGGCCGCATCTTCGGCGCCAGCAGCTCCGTCGGCAGCCAGGGCAACAGCGCCAGCTTCGGCGGCACGGCGGGCATCGGCCGCCTCTTCAACAGCATCATGGGCGGCCAGATCTCCTGGCTCATCCCCTTCGCCATCGTCGCCGTCCTCGGCGGCCTGATCCTCATCGGCCGCGCCCCGCGCACCGACGCCAAGCGCGCCTCGCTCCTCCTTTGGGGCGGCTGGGGCGCCATCCACTACCTGACCTTCGCCCTCGCCGAGGGCACCTTCCACCCCTACTACGTCACCGCCATGGCCCCGGCCATCGCAGCCCTGTGCGGCGCCGGTGGCGTGATGCTCTACAAGGCCTTCCGTGAAGGCGACGCCGCCAAGTGGGCCTGGGTCCTCCCGGTCGCCATCGCCGCCTCGGGTATCTGGGCGGTCGTCCTCCTCCAGCGCGTCTCCGGCTCCGGCACGGCGTACACCGTCGCCGAGATCGTCGCCGGCGCCGGCTCCGTCCTCGCCATCCTCGGCCTCCTCGCCGGCCGCTTCCTCGGCAAGAACCGCCTGGTCGGCATCGCCGCCCTGGCCGCCGTGGTCGCCCTCCTCGCCGGTCCCACCGCCTACTCCCTCTCCGCGGCGACCTCCGCCACCAACGGCACCAACCCCACGGCCGGCCCCTCCACGGGCGGCGGCATGGGCGGCGGAGGCGGCGGCATGGGCGGCGGCTCCGCCCCCAGCGGCACCGGCGCCAAGTCCGGCTCGATGCCCTCCGGCACGAAGCCCACCGGCAACCCGCCGTCCGGCGGCATGGGCGGCTCGTCCAGCTCCAGCAGCTCCAGCTCCGGCTCCTCCTCGTCCTCCTCCTCGTCCAGCACCCAGCAGCAGGCGGGTGGCGGCGGTGGCGGCGGAATGGGCGGCAGCGTCAGCTCCGACATGATCACGTACCTGCTGAAGCACCAGGACGGCGCCACCTGGCTCGTGGCCGTCTCCAACGACCAGACCGCATCGTCGATCATCCTGGCCTCCGGCCAGCCCGCGATGTCCATGGGCGGCTGGAGCGGCAACGACAACTCCATGACCCTCGCCAAGCTCAAGGCCCTGGTCAAGGCGGGCAAGCTGCACTACATCATGGTCAGCAGCACCGGCGGCCAGTCCTCCAACTCCGAGATCACCGCCTGGGTCAAGAAGGTCGGCACCGAGGTCAAGACCTCCGCCTACACGACGAGCTCCTCGACTTCTTCGAGCTCCTCGACCAGCACCACCACCAGCACCAGCAGCGGCCTCTACCGCCTGGATGCCTCCGACGTCAGCTGACCCCCTGACTGACGTCACACCCCCCTGACAGGGCGGGTCGCCGGGTACCTCTCCCCCTCCCCGGCGGCCCGCCCTTCGCTATGCCCTCCTGCCGACCCGCAGACTGAGAGCCGCGCCCGTGACGCCGAACACCGCTGCCGGCAGGACGAACATCATGTATGACGGGACGTCAACGTCCTTGAAGACCAGCCCGATGGACACAACGAACGTGCAGACCATCACAACGATGCCCACGATGCCCGCCCACATCCACGCCTTCCGGCGCGCCGCCTCCAGCCGGATCGCGGCCTCCGTGCCCGGCAGCGGAGCCCAGTCAGGTCCGCGTCGCGCCTTCCAGGCGTCGATGATGGCCTCGACCTCGGCCGGGTCGTCCACCTGCTCGTCGTTCACGTGCGGAAGCACGAACCGCCGCCCGGCGCGGTCGTACACCCGGACGACCCACGGCGGCCCCTTCTTGACGGGCTCCGGCCGTATGTCGTGGATGTCGGCCCAGGCGATCCGGCGCACGCGCAACGCGCCTTTGACGGTGATGCCGTCGGGACCGAGGAGGGTCCTGCCCCGCACTTCCCTCAGCACGAGGTACACGACGCACACGGGCAGGATGACGGATACCGCCACGTCGGCGACGGTGAGCGGCATCGGGCTCGTGGCGTGCTGGATCGCGATCAACACCAAGAAGGGGACGATGAGGAACCTGTTCGGCGGCGGCCACTTCCGCAGGCGGTACTCGCGCGCGAACACACCCTCGCTCACATGCCCCTCCTCCGCAGCCCGCCGCCCTGGGATGTCAGGGCCAGCGGCTGAGCAGGCTGAGCGTACGCTCCATCACCAACGCGGCGGATTCCGGGTTGTACTCAGTGAGGCCGGCGTCGGTGAACAGGTGGTTCGTACCGGAGTACGTGAACAACTGCGCGTCGGCCGCCCCCTTGACCAGCGGCGCGACCACCTCGTCCAGCTCGCCCCACGGGTCCTGGTCATTGACGTGGGCCTGGAGCACGACCTCCGCCGGCCACTCGCTGCCGTACAGGCTCGCCGGTACGCCGCCGTGATACAGGATCGCCGCCAGCGCCCCCGCCCGGGTCTGCGCCAGCTTCTGTGCAGGCATCACCCCGAGCGAGAACCCTGCGTACACCGCCCGCTCCGGCACCCCGTCCGCCGCCGCGACCCCGCGTTCCACGACGGTCTCGATGCCGATCCCCTCCGCGTACGCCATGCCGTCCTCAAGGCTGCTGAACGTTGCGCCCTCATACAGGTCGGGCACCGTCACCCGATGCCCGGCCACGCGCAACTGGTCGGCAAAGCGGATCACGCCCGGGGTGAGCCCCAGGACGTGGTGGAACAGAATCACGTCGGCCATGCTCGGTTTCCTCTGCGTCGGTCACCCGATCCCCTCAGGGGGGACTAGCAGAGCAATTCTGTCCGAGCTACGCCAAGGTCAGGCTTCCTGGAACTGGACGATGGCGAGCGTGCCGTGGCTGCCGCGGCGGGTGGTGTGGGGGGTGCCGGCGGGGAGGAGGTAGAGCTCGCCCTTGGAGAGGGATACGGGGCTGCCGCAGACGTCGAGTTCGAGGTGGCCGTCGAGGACGAGGAGGGCCTCGGGGGAGGGGTGGGACTCCTCGCGGAGGGGGAGGCCGTGCATGCGGATGACCTTGACGGAGGAGGGATCCAGGCCCGGAGCCAGGCCCATGGGGACGGAGTCCATCAGGTTGACCAGAGTCATGATCGGGACGCTAGCCCACCGGGGAGCGCGGCTCGCCGAGAGAAGGGTATGGGGCGCGGAAAGTCACCGAGAAGTCACGGACTGGAAATGAAGTCCCGCGCGCGGGGGCCGGGTTCGTCAGAACTCGCGGATCTCGCCCATCTCCCGGATGCCGTTCGTCGGCCTGCCCGTTGGCATGGCCGGGGGCGGGGGCATGGGCGTTCCCGGGAGCCGCATCACGGCGATGGTGCCGCCGCCGTGCGCCGGGTGCAGGCCTACGGTGCCGCCCGCCTGCTGGACGGTGCGGGCGACGATGGACAGGCCGAGGCCGCTGCCGGGGAGGGCGCGGGAGGCGGTGGCGCGCCAGAAGCGTTCGAAGACGTGCGGGAGGTCTTCGGCCGAGATGCCGGGGCCGTGGTCGCGGACGGTGAGCTCGCCGCCGTGGAGGTTGACCTCGACCGAGCTGAGCGGGGGGCTGAACTTCACCGCGTTGTCGAGCAGGTTGACGATCGCCCGCTCCAGGGCGGCCGGCTCGGCCCGTACGTACCAGGGCGCGAGCTGCGACAGGATCTTGATGTCCTGGGCGCGCAGGCGGGCCCGCGACAGGGCGGTCTCCGCGACCTCGTGGAAGGCGACGAGTTGGAGGGGGCTGCCGCCGGGGGTCGTGTCCGGGCGGGAGAGCTCCTGCAGGTCGCCGATGAGCGAGGCCAGCTCCGTCATCTGCGCCTTCACGGAGGTGAGCAGCGCCCGCCGGTCCTCGGGCGGGAGCGCGCGGCCGGTGGCCTCGCTGCGCTCCAGCAGCTCGATGTTGGTACGCAGCGAGGTGAGCGGGGTGCGCAGCTCGTGGCCGGCGTCCGCGATGAGCTGCTGCTGCAGCTCGCGGGAGGCGGCCAGACGCGACGTCATGGAGTTGAAGGAAGTGGACAGGCGGGCGATCTCGTCCTCGCCGTCCACGGGGATGCGGACGCTGAGGTCCTCGGTGCG is part of the Streptomyces sp. NBC_01262 genome and harbors:
- a CDS encoding UTP--glucose-1-phosphate uridylyltransferase codes for the protein MTPHTTKTVRKAVVPAAGLDDVLMVTGRHKRAVEDHFDQASELERALEAKGDLACLDAVRSASALARIDHIRQGDPLGLGHAVLLGDDLIDERETLLKDMLDVRARHGGSVIALMEVDPAQIHLYGCAAVEPGGEDGVVRVTGLVEKPSADAAPSNYAVIGRYVLDPQVFDVLERTGPGRGGEIQLTDAIEELAAKGEVRGVVFRGRRYDTGDKADYLRTVVRLACDRPDLGPEFRTWLKEFVSTLDLDLDLDLDLDLNREGGRLAA
- a CDS encoding sensor histidine kinase; translated protein: MMRRLPLRSRLALLTAAAFAMAIGVAAAACWYITATQLRSSLDSSLTTVDISPGWIQLLEKKCDKTPAKTNASGPPSRITGQLLTKNGNKRCVDYADTAIVVTQADKDVATGKIHSVLRDGVRDDGTPVRVYTVKTRGGDIMTIAREISEVSEPLNKLAALLTIVGGCGVLLALGAGLLIARASLAPVHRFTAAVEHIARTEDLKVRIPVEGEDEIARLGRSFNSMTAALESSRDHQQRLIADAGHELRTPLTSLRANVDLLIRSNQTGRPLPPHKRDALLGSLQAQTQELTSLIGDLLELSRPEVAQAAAVPTALHAVVQRALQRAQLRGPGVTFLTDIDPWHVLGDPASLERAVVNLLDNAVKFSPPDGTIEVRLRDGELTVRDHGQGIPAGDLPHVFERFWRSPQARALPGSGLGLSIVAHTVQRAGGQVALLPAHGGGTMASVRLPGTAVPAPGTAQLAHIVSGL
- a CDS encoding dolichyl-phosphate beta-glucosyltransferase; the protein is MNATTAGIAGGARQRSVEVVVPVYNEAHVLADSISRLHAYLEDSFPFPFQITVADNASTDATWQVATELTYRLPHVHAVHLEQKGRGRALKAVWSQSNADVVAYMDVDLSTGLEGFLPLVAPLLSGHSDVAIGSRLHRHSAVVRGPKREFISRCYNILLKLGLAARFSDAQCGFKAVRTDVFKAMAPHIEDNAWFFDTELLVLAERNKLRIHEVPVDWTDDPDSRVDIIKTATDDLKGMWRIAKLSLQGRAKFAVPRRANKTFVVSEQPVARERVLTGAGSAR
- a CDS encoding GtrA family protein, yielding MSAGQGGKAGLRQLLHFGIIGAVSTVAYMVLYLGARQVMPAIWANALALLVTAVANTAANRRFTFGVSGSKDALRHQLEGGMAFAIGLALTTGAVAGLHLLAPNASHGIELAVLVGANAAATIIRFVLMRLWVFSPRRRPSQSPEYAS
- a CDS encoding glycosyltransferase family 39 protein; translation: MTTQLAPPAPVEDNPRSHRAAPPADNSLADRGKRLFLGKPEDPRWARPTLWAILLLATALYAWNLTTISGNSFYNAAVYSGTKSWKAFFFGSLDAGNWSTVDKPPFALWMMGLSARIFGYGTWQLMLPQIAAGLGTVGLTYRLVRRDFGHVAATIAGLVVTLTPITVAITRDTNPDPILVCLMMLGAASLMKAVRTGRMMPLVWSGIWIGCAFNTKMMQAYVVLPAFFLVYLWAAKGSIGRRIRNLAVGTVALIVSSAWWMVIVDLIPASSRPYIGGSTDGTVWDLVIGYNGFGRIFGASSSVGSQGNSASFGGTAGIGRLFNSIMGGQISWLIPFAIVAVLGGLILIGRAPRTDAKRASLLLWGGWGAIHYLTFALAEGTFHPYYVTAMAPAIAALCGAGGVMLYKAFREGDAAKWAWVLPVAIAASGIWAVVLLQRVSGSGTAYTVAEIVAGAGSVLAILGLLAGRFLGKNRLVGIAALAAVVALLAGPTAYSLSAATSATNGTNPTAGPSTGGGMGGGGGGMGGGSAPSGTGAKSGSMPSGTKPTGNPPSGGMGGSSSSSSSSSGSSSSSSSSSTQQQAGGGGGGGMGGSVSSDMITYLLKHQDGATWLVAVSNDQTASSIILASGQPAMSMGGWSGNDNSMTLAKLKALVKAGKLHYIMVSSTGGQSSNSEITAWVKKVGTEVKTSAYTTSSSTSSSSSTSTTTSTSSGLYRLDASDVS
- a CDS encoding PH domain-containing protein codes for the protein MSEGVFAREYRLRKWPPPNRFLIVPFLVLIAIQHATSPMPLTVADVAVSVILPVCVVYLVLREVRGRTLLGPDGITVKGALRVRRIAWADIHDIRPEPVKKGPPWVVRVYDRAGRRFVLPHVNDEQVDDPAEVEAIIDAWKARRGPDWAPLPGTEAAIRLEAARRKAWMWAGIVGIVVMVCTFVVSIGLVFKDVDVPSYMMFVLPAAVFGVTGAALSLRVGRRA
- a CDS encoding dienelactone hydrolase family protein, yielding MADVILFHHVLGLTPGVIRFADQLRVAGHRVTVPDLYEGATFSSLEDGMAYAEGIGIETVVERGVAAADGVPERAVYAGFSLGVMPAQKLAQTRAGALAAILYHGGVPASLYGSEWPAEVVLQAHVNDQDPWGELDEVVAPLVKGAADAQLFTYSGTNHLFTDAGLTEYNPESAALVMERTLSLLSRWP
- a CDS encoding cupin domain-containing protein yields the protein MTLVNLMDSVPMGLAPGLDPSSVKVIRMHGLPLREESHPSPEALLVLDGHLELDVCGSPVSLSKGELYLLPAGTPHTTRRGSHGTLAIVQFQEA
- a CDS encoding sensor histidine kinase; this encodes MAAPHRRNRNRVLRFRSLPLRSRLAILTAAAVAVAVAACAVSCWFIVRGQLMTQLDQSLQTADSRSAGFIMSRNGCLNEAPQNSLDNPAPPILNKAIMQVYLSDGRTCAIIGDTVLPVTDSDKDTARLASTLDNNEGPGPEIGTSPITVTGSDGTEYRVVTKAFSTKNQTQPKTDYGSRTTYVGVVMVARPLSEVTNPLNTLALILLVVSGIGIVGATAAGLWVARAGLKPVDRLTDTVEHIARTEDLSVRIPVDGEDEIARLSTSFNSMTSRLAASRELQQQLIADAGHELRTPLTSLRTNIELLERSEATGRALPPEDRRALLTSVKAQMTELASLIGDLQELSRPDTTPGGSPLQLVAFHEVAETALSRARLRAQDIKILSQLAPWYVRAEPAALERAIVNLLDNAVKFSPPLSSVEVNLHGGELTVRDHGPGISAEDLPHVFERFWRATASRALPGSGLGLSIVARTVQQAGGTVGLHPAHGGGTIAVMRLPGTPMPPPPAMPTGRPTNGIREMGEIREF